From a single Terriglobia bacterium genomic region:
- a CDS encoding pyridoxal phosphate-dependent aminotransferase, whose product MEKTARVTPALRLAQRMSRLGTETAFEVLVRARALEAQGKSIIHLEIGEPDFDTPANIIEAGSNALHKGWTHYGPSPGLPELRQTIADYVSRTRNVKVAPEEVVVVPGGKPIMFYAITALAEEGDEVIYPNPGFPIYESMINFVGAKAVPIQLREELDFRLDVKELASKITINTRLIILNSPHNPTGGVLTKQDVLEIAAAIGDRDIMVLSDEIYSRLLFEGEPFSIMSVDGFKDRTILLDGFSKTYAMTGWRMGYGVMRADLATHLARLQTNAVSCTASFTQQAGVEALKGDQTAVTKMCAEFKRRRDYMVERLNRIQGFSCRLPKGAFYVFPNVTKTGWPSKKLADALLEQAGVAGLSGTSFGAFGEGYVRFSVANSMENIQKALDRIEEWTKKNL is encoded by the coding sequence ATGGAAAAAACCGCTCGTGTCACTCCTGCACTGCGTCTGGCCCAGCGGATGTCGCGGCTGGGCACCGAGACCGCCTTCGAAGTGCTGGTCCGGGCGCGTGCCCTGGAAGCGCAGGGCAAAAGCATTATTCACTTGGAAATCGGCGAACCCGATTTCGACACGCCCGCCAACATCATCGAAGCCGGCAGCAACGCCCTGCACAAGGGCTGGACGCACTACGGCCCGTCGCCGGGCCTGCCCGAACTCCGCCAGACGATCGCCGATTACGTCTCGCGTACCCGCAACGTCAAGGTGGCGCCGGAAGAGGTGGTCGTCGTTCCCGGCGGCAAGCCGATCATGTTCTACGCCATCACCGCGCTGGCCGAGGAAGGCGACGAGGTCATCTACCCCAATCCCGGCTTCCCGATCTACGAGTCCATGATCAACTTCGTGGGCGCCAAGGCGGTGCCCATTCAGTTGCGCGAAGAACTGGATTTCCGCCTCGACGTCAAGGAACTGGCCTCGAAGATCACCATCAACACGCGGCTCATCATCCTCAATTCGCCGCACAATCCCACCGGCGGCGTGCTGACCAAACAAGACGTGCTCGAAATCGCCGCCGCCATCGGCGACCGCGACATCATGGTGCTCTCCGACGAGATCTACAGCCGCCTGCTGTTCGAAGGCGAGCCCTTCTCCATCATGTCGGTGGACGGTTTCAAGGACCGCACCATCCTGCTCGACGGCTTCTCCAAGACCTACGCCATGACCGGCTGGCGCATGGGCTATGGCGTCATGCGCGCCGATCTCGCCACCCACCTGGCGCGCCTGCAAACCAACGCCGTCTCCTGCACCGCCAGTTTCACGCAGCAGGCCGGAGTCGAGGCGCTCAAGGGCGACCAGACAGCGGTGACCAAAATGTGCGCCGAGTTCAAGCGCCGCCGCGACTACATGGTCGAGCGCCTGAACCGCATCCAGGGCTTTTCCTGCCGCCTGCCCAAGGGCGCGTTCTACGTTTTCCCCAACGTCACCAAGACCGGCTGGCCGTCGAAGAAGCTCGCCGACGCGCTGCTGGAGCAGGCAGGCGTTGCCGGGCTCAGCGGCACTTCGTTCGGCGCCTTCGGCGAAGGCTATGTCCGTTTCAGCGTCGCCAATTCCATGGAGAACATCCAGAAGGCGCTGGACCGGATCGAGGAGTGGACGAAGAAGAATTTGTAA